The Fictibacillus phosphorivorans genomic sequence CTTTTGCAAGTGGACCTAGCTTTTCCGTTTTAATGTTTTTAAAAACCGGGATGAACTTAAACCGCTCCGTAATGAACGTTTGACCTTTTTCCGAACTCACCATCCAGTTTAAAAAGTTCTTCGCTTCTTTTTTATCACGAGCATCTGCCTCTTTGTTTACGACCCAATAGTTCGGCACGCTCACCACAAGCTGATCTGTCGGCTCGTCGTTAATTGGTATCGGCATGAAAGCAACATCCAGATCTGGAGCTCGTTCATCAATCATCGGCTGTATCCAGTTTCCTTGAAGAATCATCGCGGCTTTTCCTTTTGCGAAAAGATCCACTTCCATGTTGTAATCCGTCGTTAACGGATCTGCGTTTCCATATTTCAGCGTAACATCCAAAAGGTCAATCACATCCTGAAACAGTGGATTATCGGGGATTTGCTCCTCACCTGCATTCAACTTTTTAATAAAATTATCAGGATCTTTCTGTCTCGCAAAAGCCACATTTAATAGGTGGACACCAAGCTTCCAGTCCTCGTAATAGCCGGTTGCAAATGGGGTGATTCCTTTTTGCTCTAATTTTACCGCTGCCTTTTCTAACTGTGGAAGTGTCTTTGGTACCTGCTCAATTCCTGCACGTTGAAACAACTGCTTATTGTAAATAAAGCCGTAGCCTTCTAAATTCATAGGCATTCCGTACACGTTGCCGTCCATCTTGATCGCGTTAAGCGTACCTGGATAGGCTTCCTGGACCCATTGCTCTTTTGATAGATCCTCTAAATACGGCCGCCACGTCTCAGCATTTCCATACCCCGTGTTTGTAAAAATGTCCGGCCCCTTACCTGAAGCCAGTTCTGCTTTCAAGTCAGAATAATCATCTGCCGCTCCTCCGACCGTACGAATCCGTATATCAATCTCAGGATTTTCTTTTTCATAGACTTTCGCGAGCTCTTCAAATTCAGAGGCGATCTCTACTTTCGGGTTTCGGATATCAAGTACAACCTTTTTCTCTATCTTTTCTTCTTTTTGGGGCTTTGAATCACTTTCTTTCTGACAGCCTGCAAGAAGAATCGCTATTATACCAATGGTTACATAATGCTTTTTCATGTTTTGTGGAATCACCCCTTTCTCTATAAAAGCTCTGCTTACGATTTTTCACCATTTCGAAACTCAAACGGTGTTATCCCTACTTCTTTTTTAAAAAGCTTAGAAAAGTATTTTTCATCTTGATACCCGAGCATCGTCGAGATCGAAAAGATGCTTTCATCACTTTCCTTCAACCAACGTTTCGCCTGGTCAATCCTCAGTTTTGTTATATATTTGGACAAAGTCATGCCCGTTTCTTGTTTGAACTTGCGAGAGATATGCTCCCGGCTGAAAAAGAATCGGTTCGCTAGTCTTTCTAAACTCATATCTTCCATGTAGTATGTTTCAACATACGAAATAATATCGTTCATGCGCTGTTTCGCTTCAAGTTCGTCCAACCGCTGAATGGATCGGTAGTTCTGGTTTTCCAACTCACTTTGAAGATGATTATATTTCTCGTGAATCTCTTGAAGTGACTGCAGCTCGCCCTTTACGAGGCGTACAGGAATATCGAGCTCACGACTTAAATGCTCTTCAACGAAAAACCATTCCTCCGGCAAGGTGATAAGCACACTTTGATTAGAGTCATCCGGCAGCATCACAGCACTCCCGATTTCCTGCTCCACCAACTCATCAGCCAGTTTTTCGATATAAGGCGCAGGCTGGTGCATTTGATAGAATGTTAGCAATGTAAAATCATATCTTTCAGATGACGGGAGGTTAGAGGCGATAAGTTCGAGGTCTGCTGGCTCACCATGACATGCCGCTAAAACCGTCTGACTCCATCGAATCTTAACCGCGTCTTCTTGGTACAGACGAGATTTGCTTTCTTCATCATAAGCCGCAACCGCTTTTTTCAGCACGTTGTTAAACGCCTCATCCTCAACCGGTTTTAATAGATAATCGAAGCTGTTATGCTGAATGGCTTTTCTCATAAACTGATAATCATCGTAACCCGTAATCAAGACCACTTTGCCTTCGTACGAGATAGAATCCAGCCACTCGATCAGATCCAAGCCACTCATGCCAGGCATTTTTATATCCGTAAAAATAATCTCAGGCTGCTCTTTCTCGATGACCTTCTTCGCTTCGTTTCCGTTCGCTGCTTCCAAGAGCTCTGTTATCCCGTGTTCATCCCATTTTCCGATATACCGAATCACGTCGCGGACATTGAACTCATCGTCAGCTATCAACACCTTCATTTGTTTACCTACTTTCTGTCACTAAACTCTGGGCTCATAGCTAGAATCTTTTGGAATGACAATCG encodes the following:
- a CDS encoding ABC transporter substrate-binding protein; this translates as MKKHYVTIGIIAILLAGCQKESDSKPQKEEKIEKKVVLDIRNPKVEIASEFEELAKVYEKENPEIDIRIRTVGGAADDYSDLKAELASGKGPDIFTNTGYGNAETWRPYLEDLSKEQWVQEAYPGTLNAIKMDGNVYGMPMNLEGYGFIYNKQLFQRAGIEQVPKTLPQLEKAAVKLEQKGITPFATGYYEDWKLGVHLLNVAFARQKDPDNFIKKLNAGEEQIPDNPLFQDVIDLLDVTLKYGNADPLTTDYNMEVDLFAKGKAAMILQGNWIQPMIDERAPDLDVAFMPIPINDEPTDQLVVSVPNYWVVNKEADARDKKEAKNFLNWMVSSEKGQTFITERFKFIPVFKNIKTEKLGPLAKETIAAYKKGNTLDANWSGFPAGVKEEFGSAMQMYVGKQLTRQQLLREFQLSWDRARKAQE
- a CDS encoding response regulator transcription factor, which translates into the protein MKVLIADDEFNVRDVIRYIGKWDEHGITELLEAANGNEAKKVIEKEQPEIIFTDIKMPGMSGLDLIEWLDSISYEGKVVLITGYDDYQFMRKAIQHNSFDYLLKPVEDEAFNNVLKKAVAAYDEESKSRLYQEDAVKIRWSQTVLAACHGEPADLELIASNLPSSERYDFTLLTFYQMHQPAPYIEKLADELVEQEIGSAVMLPDDSNQSVLITLPEEWFFVEEHLSRELDIPVRLVKGELQSLQEIHEKYNHLQSELENQNYRSIQRLDELEAKQRMNDIISYVETYYMEDMSLERLANRFFFSREHISRKFKQETGMTLSKYITKLRIDQAKRWLKESDESIFSISTMLGYQDEKYFSKLFKKEVGITPFEFRNGEKS